Proteins encoded together in one Papio anubis isolate 15944 chromosome 3, Panubis1.0, whole genome shotgun sequence window:
- the LOC116274165 gene encoding cleavage and polyadenylation specificity factor subunit 7-like isoform X1 — protein sequence MSEGVDLIDIYADEEFNQDPEFNNTDQIDLYDDVLTATSQPSDDRSSSTEPPPPVRQEPSPKPNNKTPAILYTYSGLRNRRAAVYVGSFSWWTTDQQLIQVIRSIGVYDVVELKFAENRANGQSKGYAEVVVASENSVHKLLELLPGKVLNGEKVDVRPATRQNLSQFEAQARKRECVRVPRGGIPPRAHSRDSSDSADGRATPSENLVSSSARVDKPPSVLPYFNRPPSALPLMGLPPPPIPPPPPLSSSFGVPPPPPGIHYQHLMPPPPRLPPYLAVPPPGAIPPALHLNPAFFPPPNATVGPPPDTYMKASAPYNHHGSRDSGPPPSTVSEAEFEDIMKRNRAISSSAISKAVSGASAGDYSDAIETLLTAIAVIKQSRVANDERCRVLISSLKDCLHGIEAKSYSVGASGSSSRKRHRSRERSPSRSRESSRRHRDLLHNEDRHDDYFQERNREHERHRDRERDRHH from the coding sequence ATGTCAGAAGGAGTGGACTTGATTGATATATATGCTGACGAGGAGTTCAACCAGGACCCAGAGTTCAACAATACAGATCAGATTGACCTGTATGATGATGTGCTGACAGCCACCTCACAGCCCTCAGATGACAGAAGCAGCAGCACTGAGCCACCTCCTCCTGTTCGCCAGGAGCCATCTCCCAAGCCCAACAACAAGACCCCTGCAATTCTGTATACCTACAGTGGCCTGCGTAATAGACGAGCTGCCGTCTATGTGGGCAGCTTCTCCTGGTGGACCACAGACCAGCAGCTGATCCAGGTTATTCGCTCTATAGGAGTCTATGATGTGGTGGAGTTGAAATTTGCAGAGAATCGAGCAAATGGCCAGTCCAAAGGGTATGCTGAGGTGGTGGTAGCCTCTGAAAACTCTGTCCACAAATTGTTGGAACTCCTACCAGGAAAAGTTCTTAATGGAGAAAAAGTGGACGTGAGGCCGGCCACCCGGCAGAACCTGTCACAGTTTGAGGCACAGGCTCGGAAACGTGAGTGTGTCCGAGTCCCAAGAGGGGGAATACCTCCACGGGCCCATTCCCGAGATTCTAGTGACTCTGCTGATGGACGGGCCACACCCTCTGAGAACCTTGTATCCTCATCTGCTCGTGTGGATAAGCCCCCCAGTGTGCTGCCCTACTTCAATCGTCCTCCTTCGGCCCTTCCCCTGATGGGTCTGCCCCCACCACCAATTCCACCCCCACCACCTCTCTCCTCAAGCTTTGgggtccctcctcctcctcctggtatCCACTACCAGCATCTCATGCCCCCACCTCCTCGATTACCTCCTTATCTTGCTGTACCTCCCCCTGGGGCCATCCCACCTGCCCTTCACCTCAATCCAGCCTTCTTCCCCCCACCAAACGCTACAGTGGGGCCTCCACCAGATACTTACATGAAGGCCTCTGCCCCCTATAACCACCATGGCAGCCGAGATTCGGGCCCTCCACCCTCTACAGTAAGTGAAGCCGAATTTGAAGATATCATGAAGCGAAACAGAGCAATTTCCAGCAGTGCCATTTCCAAAGCGGTATCTGGAGCCAGTGCAGGGGATTATAGTGACGCTATTGAGACGCTGCTCACAGCCATTGCGGTTATCAAACAGTCCCGGGTTGCCAATGATGAGCGTTGCCGTGTTCTCATCTCCTCTCTTAAGGACTGTCTTCATGGCATCGAAGCCAAGTCCTACAGCGTGGGTGCCAGTGGGAGCTCTTCCAGGAAAAGACATCGGTCCCGGGAAAGGTCACCTAGCCGGTCCCGGGAGAGCAGCAGGAGGCACCGGGATCTGCTTCATAATGAAGATCGGCATGATGATTATTTCCAAGAAAGGAACCGGGAGCACGAGAGACACCGGGATAGAGAACGGGACCGGCACCACTGA
- the LOC116274165 gene encoding cleavage and polyadenylation specificity factor subunit 7-like isoform X2 has translation MTEAAALSHLLLFARSHLPSPTTRPLQFCIPTVACVIDELPSMWAASPGYAEVVVASENSVHKLLELLPGKVLNGEKVDVRPATRQNLSQFEAQARKRECVRVPRGGIPPRAHSRDSSDSADGRATPSENLVSSSARVDKPPSVLPYFNRPPSALPLMGLPPPPIPPPPPLSSSFGVPPPPPGIHYQHLMPPPPRLPPYLAVPPPGAIPPALHLNPAFFPPPNATVGPPPDTYMKASAPYNHHGSRDSGPPPSTVSEAEFEDIMKRNRAISSSAISKAVSGASAGDYSDAIETLLTAIAVIKQSRVANDERCRVLISSLKDCLHGIEAKSYSVGASGSSSRKRHRSRERSPSRSRESSRRHRDLLHNEDRHDDYFQERNREHERHRDRERDRHH, from the exons ATGACAGAAGCAGCAGCACTGAGCCACCTCCTCCTGTTCGCCAGGAGCCATCTCCCAAGCCCAACAACAAGACCCCTGCAATTCTGTATACCTACAGTGGCCTGCGTAATAGACGAGCTGCCGTCTATGTGGGCAGCTTCTCCTG GGTATGCTGAGGTGGTGGTAGCCTCTGAAAACTCTGTCCACAAATTGTTGGAACTCCTACCAGGAAAAGTTCTTAATGGAGAAAAAGTGGACGTGAGGCCGGCCACCCGGCAGAACCTGTCACAGTTTGAGGCACAGGCTCGGAAACGTGAGTGTGTCCGAGTCCCAAGAGGGGGAATACCTCCACGGGCCCATTCCCGAGATTCTAGTGACTCTGCTGATGGACGGGCCACACCCTCTGAGAACCTTGTATCCTCATCTGCTCGTGTGGATAAGCCCCCCAGTGTGCTGCCCTACTTCAATCGTCCTCCTTCGGCCCTTCCCCTGATGGGTCTGCCCCCACCACCAATTCCACCCCCACCACCTCTCTCCTCAAGCTTTGgggtccctcctcctcctcctggtatCCACTACCAGCATCTCATGCCCCCACCTCCTCGATTACCTCCTTATCTTGCTGTACCTCCCCCTGGGGCCATCCCACCTGCCCTTCACCTCAATCCAGCCTTCTTCCCCCCACCAAACGCTACAGTGGGGCCTCCACCAGATACTTACATGAAGGCCTCTGCCCCCTATAACCACCATGGCAGCCGAGATTCGGGCCCTCCACCCTCTACAGTAAGTGAAGCCGAATTTGAAGATATCATGAAGCGAAACAGAGCAATTTCCAGCAGTGCCATTTCCAAAGCGGTATCTGGAGCCAGTGCAGGGGATTATAGTGACGCTATTGAGACGCTGCTCACAGCCATTGCGGTTATCAAACAGTCCCGGGTTGCCAATGATGAGCGTTGCCGTGTTCTCATCTCCTCTCTTAAGGACTGTCTTCATGGCATCGAAGCCAAGTCCTACAGCGTGGGTGCCAGTGGGAGCTCTTCCAGGAAAAGACATCGGTCCCGGGAAAGGTCACCTAGCCGGTCCCGGGAGAGCAGCAGGAGGCACCGGGATCTGCTTCATAATGAAGATCGGCATGATGATTATTTCCAAGAAAGGAACCGGGAGCACGAGAGACACCGGGATAGAGAACGGGACCGGCACCACTGA